A part of Methanomassiliicoccales archaeon genomic DNA contains:
- a CDS encoding class I SAM-dependent methyltransferase, translating to MASDKDVWEDQYLSKGTIWRGSTDLPFRIKGPRVLELGCGNGKTMSALISSGVSPVCLDISRNALMRCKPIVRDGAVYFVEGDVTDLPFKDGSFNSVVCFHILEHLTEVNRAKAAREVARVLSPGGMLYVQAFSVRDMRYGKGEVVEDRTFIRGDGIRYHYFEDGEIEELFSMLRADESREKVLEKRYHGRVMRRAVFQIVFEKSSDIIF from the coding sequence GTGGCCTCGGACAAGGACGTCTGGGAAGATCAATACCTGAGCAAGGGAACGATATGGAGGGGGTCAACTGACCTGCCTTTCAGGATCAAGGGGCCACGGGTCCTGGAGCTCGGATGCGGTAACGGGAAAACGATGTCTGCCTTGATATCGAGCGGAGTATCCCCCGTCTGTCTGGACATCTCCAGGAACGCTTTGATGAGATGTAAGCCCATTGTCAGAGATGGGGCGGTCTATTTCGTCGAGGGTGATGTAACAGACCTGCCCTTCAAAGACGGGTCTTTTAACAGCGTCGTCTGCTTCCATATCCTGGAGCATCTAACTGAAGTAAATAGGGCCAAGGCAGCTCGCGAAGTGGCCAGGGTTTTATCTCCTGGAGGTATGCTGTATGTCCAGGCATTCTCGGTCCGTGACATGAGGTATGGAAAGGGCGAGGTGGTGGAAGACCGTACTTTCATCCGAGGTGATGGTATCAGATATCATTACTTCGAGGATGGTGAGATAGAAGAACTTTTTTCCATGTTAAGGGCCGATGAGAGCAGAGAGAAGGTCCTTGAAAAAAGGTATCACGGAAGGGTTATGAGGAGAGCTGTCTTCCAGATTGTTTTTGAAAAATCCAGCGATATCATTTTCTGA
- a CDS encoding phosphoserine phosphatase: MTELLEDLDQKRMANNNEAEKHRKLRDELNEKTKEWVQKRDELNAEVRKLVDEAAKHRELRDQLNEQVRAAKAVRDEKNKIVRALDEKVAELKKATAPKETPKDGAQQVPISKLKKDLKQLEFYHQSQALTKDKEKEIVEKMKALSLEIKEKEKASEQSAEVKNAIKELREAREAAEAEHKKVSELAERAQAEHDIMIQLYEKADALRKEADKAQEMFLQTKNLADEEHHKHIESIRQVHDYDKIITGLRQKAKKARRKKDDTVAQKEAEDIFEKFKKGEKLSTEDLMMMQKSGYN; this comes from the coding sequence ATGACCGAACTTTTAGAGGACCTCGACCAGAAGCGAATGGCCAACAATAACGAGGCTGAGAAGCATAGAAAACTGCGTGATGAACTGAACGAAAAGACCAAGGAATGGGTACAGAAGCGCGACGAACTGAACGCAGAGGTCCGCAAATTGGTTGATGAAGCGGCCAAGCACCGCGAGCTGCGTGACCAGCTCAATGAACAGGTGAGGGCAGCGAAGGCCGTGCGCGATGAGAAGAACAAGATAGTCCGTGCCCTCGACGAGAAGGTCGCGGAGCTGAAGAAGGCCACCGCCCCTAAAGAGACCCCAAAGGACGGCGCACAGCAGGTCCCGATATCCAAGCTTAAAAAAGACCTTAAGCAGCTCGAATTCTACCACCAATCACAGGCATTGACCAAGGACAAGGAAAAAGAGATAGTCGAGAAGATGAAGGCGCTCAGCCTGGAGATCAAAGAAAAAGAGAAAGCATCTGAGCAGTCCGCCGAGGTCAAGAATGCCATCAAGGAACTTCGTGAGGCGAGAGAAGCGGCGGAGGCAGAGCATAAAAAGGTCTCAGAGCTCGCCGAGAGGGCTCAGGCTGAGCACGACATAATGATCCAACTTTATGAGAAGGCCGACGCCCTGAGAAAAGAGGCTGACAAGGCCCAAGAGATGTTCCTACAGACAAAGAACCTAGCGGATGAAGAGCATCATAAGCATATCGAGAGCATCCGTCAGGTGCACGACTATGATAAGATAATAACTGGGCTAAGGCAGAAGGCCAAGAAGGCACGTAGGAAGAAGGACGACACTGTTGCCCAGAAAGAGGCAGAAGACATCTTCGAGAAGTTCAAGAAGGGAGAGAAGCTCTCGACCGAGGACCTCATGATGATGCAGAAATCTGGCTATAATTGA
- the hcp gene encoding hydroxylamine reductase, whose translation MYCNQCQQTAKGVACTSRGVCGKNEDVQSLQEMLIYGLKGIAAYAYHCRVLGRRDEEVDAFMHEALFKTLTNVDFSVEDHFNMIMKAGMMNYKIMGLLDRANSERFGEPTPTTVFTGIRKGPGILVTGHDLVDLEALLEQTEGTGVNVYTHGEMLPAHGYPGIRKYEHLIGNYGSAWQKQKTEFAEFGGPILATTNCVLIPPESYKDRLYTTGITAIEGVRHIDRSDYSEIISHAKKIGDLAERQGINISTGFHHKAVLALAPKIIDAVKSGKIRHFFLIGGCDGATPGRDYYTQLAEKVPKDCVILTLACGKYRFNDRQFGTIAGTEIPRLLDIGQCNDTYSALQIAMALSQAFGVELNKLPLSIVLSWFEQKAVAIVYTLLALGVRNVRIGPTLPAFVSPNNWKLIQERFNWMPIGDVDSDLKAMLG comes from the coding sequence ATGTACTGCAATCAATGTCAGCAGACGGCCAAGGGGGTCGCATGTACAAGCCGTGGCGTCTGTGGAAAGAATGAAGATGTTCAGAGCCTTCAAGAGATGCTGATATATGGTCTCAAGGGAATCGCTGCTTATGCTTATCATTGTCGGGTCTTAGGAAGGAGAGACGAAGAGGTTGACGCTTTCATGCATGAGGCCCTCTTCAAGACCCTCACGAATGTTGATTTTTCAGTAGAGGACCATTTCAATATGATCATGAAAGCCGGGATGATGAATTATAAAATAATGGGATTGTTGGACAGGGCGAACTCTGAGCGATTCGGTGAACCCACTCCCACCACGGTCTTTACTGGCATAAGGAAAGGGCCTGGGATCCTGGTAACGGGGCATGACCTGGTGGACCTCGAGGCCCTGCTTGAACAGACAGAAGGCACCGGAGTAAATGTGTACACGCATGGAGAAATGCTCCCTGCACATGGTTACCCAGGGATCAGAAAATATGAGCATCTCATCGGCAACTATGGATCGGCATGGCAGAAACAAAAGACCGAGTTCGCCGAATTTGGAGGTCCGATACTTGCAACGACTAATTGCGTGCTTATACCTCCAGAAAGTTATAAGGATAGGCTCTACACAACGGGGATCACAGCCATCGAAGGAGTAAGACACATCGACAGGAGCGATTACTCAGAGATCATCTCCCACGCCAAAAAGATAGGGGACCTTGCCGAACGTCAAGGGATCAATATCAGCACAGGATTCCATCATAAGGCGGTCCTCGCCCTTGCACCGAAGATCATAGATGCCGTAAAATCTGGAAAAATAAGGCACTTCTTCCTGATCGGAGGTTGCGATGGTGCAACGCCAGGGCGGGATTATTATACCCAGCTAGCGGAAAAGGTCCCGAAGGACTGTGTCATTCTGACCCTTGCTTGCGGGAAATATCGTTTTAATGATAGACAATTCGGAACCATAGCAGGAACAGAGATCCCACGTCTTTTGGACATTGGGCAGTGCAACGATACGTACTCAGCACTTCAAATAGCAATGGCGTTGTCCCAGGCGTTTGGTGTGGAATTGAACAAGCTTCCGCTGAGCATCGTACTGTCCTGGTTCGAGCAGAAGGCGGTCGCGATAGTATATACTTTGTTAGCACTTGGCGTCAGAAATGTTAGGATAGGGCCAACCCTACCAGCATTCGTTTCGCCTAACAATTGGAAGCTTATACAAGAGAGGTTCAATTGGATGCCCATCGGTGACGTCGATTCGGACCTGAAGGCGATGTTAGGCTAG
- a CDS encoding winged helix-turn-helix transcriptional regulator: protein MDLLLVSQLLTDPYAVKILVATVRAPRCAQDISKQHGIPIAACYRRIKDLERFGLISCTEKRLNQQGKRVCYYISMVKTAQIYFEEGRLKVKFEMKDGSMRLNNGSWKEIELEKRDAPMDVDDDLEEDGKNDDQ from the coding sequence GTGGACCTGCTTTTGGTCTCTCAATTATTGACCGACCCTTATGCTGTCAAGATACTAGTTGCCACGGTCAGAGCCCCCAGATGCGCCCAGGACATCTCAAAACAGCATGGGATCCCAATAGCTGCCTGTTATAGACGGATCAAAGACCTTGAGAGGTTCGGTCTTATCTCATGCACCGAAAAAAGATTGAACCAGCAAGGTAAACGCGTCTGTTATTATATATCGATGGTAAAGACGGCCCAGATCTATTTTGAAGAAGGAAGGTTGAAAGTGAAGTTCGAGATGAAGGACGGGTCCATGCGATTGAACAATGGTAGCTGGAAGGAAATCGAGCTAGAAAAAAGGGATGCGCCAATGGACGTCGATGATGACCTGGAGGAGGATGGCAAGAACGATGATCAATAG
- a CDS encoding ABC transporter ATP-binding protein produces MEENVIVVRDLVKRYGDLCAVDGINFHVKKGEVFSILGPNGAGKTTTVEMMECLRKPTSGSIEVLGFDVLRQADEIKKRVGILPQDFNSYDLLTVRENIEYFGALYEKSIPTEELLDAVDLNDKKDEYFKNLSGGLKQRVGVAIAMVNDPEIIFLDEPTTGLDPKARREVWDVIRDLKKKGKTVILTTHYMEEAEVLSDRLAIMNSGKFIAYDTPRAIIREFGHGTMCLIKSCNDKVFSILKANGHRCELKDGDVQCWLEERSDLGEVIKALDAEGVYYDEILVKRSSLEDVFLRLTGRSLEEMVE; encoded by the coding sequence ATGGAAGAGAATGTGATCGTTGTTCGGGACTTGGTCAAAAGATATGGAGATCTCTGCGCCGTCGATGGCATCAACTTTCATGTGAAAAAGGGGGAGGTATTCTCGATCCTTGGGCCCAATGGGGCAGGGAAGACGACCACGGTTGAGATGATGGAATGCTTAAGGAAGCCCACATCAGGCTCGATCGAGGTTCTTGGATTTGATGTGCTTAGACAGGCAGATGAGATAAAGAAGAGAGTGGGCATCCTGCCTCAGGACTTCAATTCGTATGACCTTCTTACCGTAAGAGAGAACATCGAATATTTTGGTGCGCTATATGAAAAGAGCATCCCGACAGAAGAACTTCTGGACGCTGTCGATCTGAACGACAAGAAGGATGAGTATTTCAAGAACCTTTCCGGCGGCCTAAAGCAGAGAGTAGGCGTTGCCATCGCTATGGTCAATGACCCTGAGATAATATTCTTGGACGAGCCTACGACAGGTCTCGACCCCAAAGCGAGACGGGAGGTCTGGGATGTAATAAGGGATCTGAAGAAGAAGGGGAAGACCGTCATTCTCACAACGCACTACATGGAAGAAGCTGAGGTCCTCTCGGACCGACTTGCGATAATGAACTCCGGCAAGTTCATCGCCTATGATACTCCAAGGGCCATAATCCGAGAGTTCGGGCATGGAACGATGTGCCTGATAAAGAGCTGCAACGACAAGGTCTTCAGCATATTGAAGGCAAATGGTCATAGGTGCGAGCTAAAAGATGGGGATGTCCAGTGCTGGCTGGAGGAAAGGTCTGACCTAGGGGAAGTGATCAAGGCCTTAGATGCCGAGGGGGTCTATTATGATGAGATCCTTGTGAAAAGGTCTAGCCTGGAGGACGTTTTCCTGAGATTGACGGGAAGAAGTCTGGAGGAGATGGTAGAATGA
- a CDS encoding carboxymuconolactone decarboxylase family protein, with amino-acid sequence MGEERDGEKAKEVEERLRRIEEAYGIVPFISRMISEEEDLFIGHSDFSRSLMLEPRHLDLKTLELAAIAAGSALGAEYCLDIHLRQASKHGASDGEIFEAIMAGSYMAMANGQARALRRFKDFRDSKK; translated from the coding sequence TTGGGGGAAGAGAGAGACGGAGAAAAGGCCAAAGAAGTGGAGGAAAGGTTGAGAAGGATCGAAGAGGCCTATGGCATCGTACCTTTCATATCCAGAATGATATCCGAGGAAGAAGATCTCTTCATAGGTCATTCTGATTTCTCGAGGAGCCTGATGCTCGAACCAAGACATCTGGACCTCAAGACATTGGAACTTGCAGCCATAGCTGCCGGATCGGCCTTGGGAGCGGAATATTGTCTTGACATACATCTCCGACAGGCGAGCAAACATGGTGCATCGGACGGCGAGATATTCGAGGCCATAATGGCAGGCAGTTATATGGCGATGGCAAATGGACAGGCCAGGGCGCTCCGCCGTTTCAAGGATTTCAGAGATTCTAAAAAATGA
- a CDS encoding fibronectin type III domain-containing protein, giving the protein MRGKRLSIMVSFVVMISVIAGFILLSGRSTDDGKVPPAPTGLTLVPGEGEISISWQPPESVGSSDVIGYKVYIYDDDGILIDVVTINTTNMVMSGLEEMREYSVQVSAFNEEGEGPMTEMATVITLKKVIVPRADGMVLSPIDLGTEYKLGSVSTDIPLDMISLGLRSYALAEFLVEFTDPLTNWKFMTIEICVCATQEEAEALYHYNFNRSFISDDPSLYKDLKMGDGSKFYTQYSADGILIDGWFWIGTVVVHMEYDCSSYEPVVTVDWFKSIALKQHDKVLQVLDQWR; this is encoded by the coding sequence ATGAGGGGGAAGCGTCTTTCGATAATGGTCTCATTTGTCGTGATGATCTCAGTGATAGCAGGGTTCATCTTATTATCTGGGAGAAGCACTGATGATGGCAAGGTCCCCCCTGCCCCGACCGGTCTTACCTTGGTTCCAGGAGAGGGGGAGATATCGATTTCCTGGCAACCACCTGAATCTGTTGGGTCATCCGATGTTATTGGCTACAAGGTGTACATCTATGATGACGACGGGATTCTGATAGATGTAGTTACCATAAACACGACCAACATGGTCATGAGCGGATTGGAAGAAATGAGAGAATATTCTGTTCAAGTGAGCGCATTCAACGAGGAGGGAGAGGGCCCGATGACCGAAATGGCCACGGTCATTACGTTGAAAAAAGTGATCGTGCCGAGAGCAGATGGGATGGTACTGTCCCCGATCGATCTCGGAACTGAATACAAGTTGGGCTCCGTGAGCACCGATATACCGTTGGACATGATATCGTTGGGCCTGAGAAGTTATGCGTTGGCCGAGTTCCTTGTCGAATTTACTGACCCGTTGACCAATTGGAAGTTCATGACCATCGAGATCTGTGTGTGTGCCACTCAAGAAGAGGCTGAGGCCTTATACCATTATAATTTCAATAGGTCTTTCATTTCTGACGACCCATCCCTTTACAAGGACCTCAAGATGGGCGATGGCTCGAAGTTCTATACTCAATACTCGGCAGATGGTATATTGATAGATGGGTGGTTTTGGATAGGAACGGTCGTCGTACATATGGAATATGATTGTTCGTCCTACGAGCCGGTGGTGACCGTAGATTGGTTCAAGTCCATTGCCTTAAAGCAACATGATAAGGTCCTTCAGGTCTTAGATCAATGGAGATGA
- a CDS encoding adenylosuccinate lyase: MLLCPLDYRYGRKEMKRIFSEENRLLTQLKVEAALARAHAKLGNIPKEAAREITKKADLKYVSNERVKQIETETKHDVMSMVKALSEQCGEAGKYVHLGATSNDIIDTASAVQIMEALDLLDKDLDNLIRTLAKIAKKHRMTLMVGRTHGQFAIPTTFGFKVAGYLSEVIRHKDRLAQIRPRVCVGKMSGAIGTGAALGPKVLDIQDMVMKDLGIGVEEAATQIVCRDRYAELVSTLSIICTSCERYATEIRNLQRSEIMEVAEAFDVKKQVGSSTMAQKRNPVISENICGLSRIVRAFVIPSLEDMVLWHERDLTNSSAERFILPHVMVLTDEILIKMEQVFSGLVVYKENMLRNIESANGLIMAEPVMITLASKGIGRQEAHELVRTASMRAEETGRPFLEMLLKDKEVTNLISKEELERVMDPKNYIGVAPELTDKVVAKANSVLANK, from the coding sequence ATGCTTCTATGCCCACTGGACTATCGCTACGGGCGAAAGGAGATGAAGAGGATATTCTCAGAGGAGAACCGTCTTCTAACGCAGCTCAAAGTAGAGGCCGCTCTAGCAAGGGCCCATGCCAAGTTGGGAAACATTCCTAAAGAGGCTGCTAGAGAGATCACAAAAAAGGCCGATCTAAAGTATGTCTCCAACGAAAGGGTCAAACAGATCGAGACCGAGACAAAACACGATGTCATGTCGATGGTGAAAGCCCTCTCAGAACAATGCGGTGAAGCCGGCAAGTACGTTCATCTTGGCGCCACATCAAATGATATCATAGATACTGCCAGTGCGGTACAGATAATGGAGGCGTTAGACCTTCTTGATAAAGACCTGGACAATCTTATCAGAACCTTGGCAAAGATCGCAAAGAAGCATAGGATGACCTTGATGGTGGGCAGGACCCATGGGCAGTTCGCCATCCCAACTACTTTTGGTTTCAAGGTCGCTGGCTATTTGTCCGAGGTCATCCGGCACAAAGATCGCCTGGCACAGATCCGACCCCGAGTTTGCGTAGGCAAGATGTCCGGGGCGATAGGCACAGGGGCCGCCTTGGGGCCAAAAGTGCTCGACATTCAGGACATGGTCATGAAAGATCTTGGTATCGGTGTTGAGGAAGCAGCAACCCAGATCGTCTGCCGTGACAGGTATGCAGAGCTTGTCTCGACATTATCGATCATATGCACATCCTGTGAAAGGTATGCGACGGAGATCAGAAACCTGCAACGATCCGAGATCATGGAGGTCGCCGAGGCCTTTGATGTAAAAAAGCAGGTAGGGTCCAGCACAATGGCCCAGAAAAGAAATCCGGTCATTTCAGAGAATATATGCGGTCTGTCAAGGATAGTGAGAGCATTCGTCATACCATCTCTCGAGGACATGGTCTTATGGCATGAGAGGGACCTTACCAACTCGAGCGCTGAGAGGTTCATCCTGCCACATGTCATGGTTCTGACGGACGAGATACTCATCAAGATGGAGCAGGTCTTCTCAGGGCTGGTCGTCTATAAAGAGAACATGCTCAGGAACATCGAATCCGCGAACGGATTGATAATGGCCGAACCGGTCATGATCACATTGGCATCGAAAGGGATCGGCAGGCAGGAGGCGCATGAACTAGTCAGGACCGCGAGCATGAGAGCGGAAGAGACGGGCAGACCGTTCCTTGAGATGCTCCTGAAAGATAAAGAAGTGACTAATTTGATCTCTAAGGAAGAGCTTGAGAGGGTGATGGACCCTAAGAACTACATCGGTGTGGCCCCAGAACTGACAGATAAGGTCGTCGCAAAAGCAAATTCTGTTCTGGCAAATAAGTAG
- a CDS encoding SOS response-associated peptidase gives MCGRFVIAFTEGFHARFKVPVDEIEVKVRYNVAPSQFVPIVISEGSNKLEMMRWGLIPSWTKEEGTGLKLINARSETVNEKKMFKRLMERNRCIVPSTGFFEWMRTDSGKYPYYIHRKDNKFMAYAGLYDRWKTPAGEVISSFTILTTVANDLMRPIHDRMPVILCKEDEDLWLTKADLDEYDLRRMFAPYGQEDLEAYQVAKLVRNPALDIPELIMPVDKQTRTVQMRF, from the coding sequence ATGTGCGGAAGGTTCGTGATAGCCTTCACCGAAGGATTTCATGCCAGGTTCAAGGTACCTGTCGATGAAATAGAGGTCAAGGTGAGGTACAACGTTGCCCCATCTCAATTCGTGCCCATCGTTATCAGCGAAGGCTCCAATAAACTTGAGATGATGCGTTGGGGCCTGATCCCATCTTGGACGAAGGAAGAGGGCACTGGCCTGAAGCTGATCAATGCAAGGTCCGAGACCGTCAACGAAAAGAAGATGTTCAAGAGATTGATGGAAAGGAACAGGTGCATCGTCCCGTCCACAGGGTTCTTCGAATGGATGAGGACGGACTCTGGAAAGTACCCATATTATATCCATAGAAAGGACAATAAGTTCATGGCATATGCGGGCCTCTACGACCGTTGGAAGACGCCCGCAGGTGAGGTGATAAGTTCTTTCACCATATTGACGACAGTGGCCAATGACCTGATGAGGCCCATACATGATCGGATGCCCGTCATACTTTGCAAAGAGGACGAGGACCTTTGGCTCACAAAAGCGGACCTGGATGAATATGACCTGAGGAGGATGTTCGCGCCTTACGGTCAAGAGGACCTGGAGGCCTATCAGGTTGCGAAACTGGTGAGGAATCCGGCCTTGGATATCCCAGAGCTCATAATGCCCGTTGATAAGCAGACAAGAACGGTCCAGATGAGGTTCTGA
- a CDS encoding Lrp/AsnC family transcriptional regulator, with amino-acid sequence MMLDDKDRTIISMYAKDPEVSQERIAKKIGLSQPSVAMRISKLRERGALENLTGINPLKLGLYLAKVDISSTRPNEILEMFGDCPYFANGFTISGKNNLCLFFFSESITTLESIVNGHIRSNPSVTDVDFNIVITSERDFIVPTVLNFERLDHPPCGMKGKCSECPSFRSKKCMGCPITGQYQGTFY; translated from the coding sequence ATGATGCTCGATGATAAGGACAGGACGATAATATCCATGTATGCGAAAGACCCAGAGGTCTCTCAGGAAAGGATCGCGAAGAAGATCGGTTTGTCGCAACCCTCGGTGGCCATGAGAATTTCAAAACTGCGAGAAAGAGGTGCGCTGGAGAACCTGACAGGAATAAATCCTCTTAAGCTGGGTCTGTATCTTGCGAAGGTCGACATCTCCTCAACTAGGCCAAATGAGATCCTTGAGATGTTCGGCGATTGCCCTTATTTCGCAAATGGTTTCACGATATCGGGAAAGAACAATCTCTGCCTATTTTTCTTCAGTGAGAGCATTACAACGCTCGAATCTATCGTCAACGGTCATATCAGATCCAATCCATCAGTAACTGACGTTGATTTCAATATCGTGATCACATCAGAGAGAGATTTTATAGTTCCAACCGTGCTGAATTTTGAACGACTGGATCATCCGCCGTGTGGGATGAAGGGCAAGTGTTCGGAATGCCCATCGTTCAGGTCAAAGAAGTGCATGGGATGCCCGATAACTGGTCAGTATCAAGGAACGTTCTATTGA
- a CDS encoding ABC-F family ATP-binding cassette domain-containing protein yields the protein MLLRVWSVSKSFGNKEVLKDVSLQINERDRVAIIGPNGAGKSTLIKLLLGEISPDTGEVTRRTNRICYLSQFPDHGPDETIGECVSRCSQTSSSILKRLRELEAIMVTHSKEVDINDVVNEYAQLQEEYQNANAYDDETKVKDLLAKVGIGNLSMSKKILDLSGGEKTKVMLAKVLMQAEDADMLILDEPTSHLDMATTEWLENYLLKFQGAIVLVSHDRYFLDRTITQVLEIEDGRVRHFSGNYSDYVVKKKLEIERQRIAAEKYQAEKERLERIAEEQHAREWFKSTHKTRLKMVERLEEVEAPEERPELKIKVESSERSGKNVITTKGLNVYRGERQVLFDIDLELEVKDKLGIFGPNGSGKTTFLKALLGEVRWDGELWMAPGASIGYFGQGHDLLDPEKTPEEQMIEVLGRQARAKARSLLARFYLKAHEVDRPISTLSGGERARVALAILLSEKRNFLLLDEPTNYLDIQARQAVESALKEYEGTMIIVTHDRYLLDSICTMVGEMDRGRLNLFRGTYSEYKGRRQDIKEVIEEAGVYKVISGFTDWTTRTRYREGDKIAIAQSEIERFRWAFEAKKLKKMSGSELKKVRK from the coding sequence ATGTTGTTGAGGGTATGGTCGGTCAGCAAGTCATTCGGAAATAAGGAGGTGCTAAAGGATGTCAGCCTCCAGATCAATGAGAGGGACCGCGTGGCTATCATCGGTCCGAACGGTGCAGGAAAATCGACGCTGATCAAGTTATTGCTGGGTGAGATATCTCCAGACACTGGGGAGGTCACGAGAAGGACCAATAGGATATGCTACCTTTCGCAGTTCCCTGATCATGGACCAGATGAGACCATCGGAGAGTGCGTCAGCAGATGCTCTCAGACATCTTCCAGTATATTGAAACGCCTTCGGGAGCTCGAAGCGATCATGGTCACCCATTCGAAGGAGGTTGACATCAACGACGTTGTCAATGAATATGCACAACTCCAAGAAGAGTACCAGAATGCCAACGCTTATGACGATGAGACAAAGGTCAAAGATCTTCTGGCAAAGGTCGGTATCGGTAATTTGAGCATGTCCAAAAAGATCTTGGATCTCAGTGGAGGAGAGAAGACCAAGGTAATGCTCGCAAAGGTGCTGATGCAGGCTGAAGACGCCGATATGCTTATTCTTGATGAGCCGACAAGCCATTTGGATATGGCAACAACAGAGTGGCTGGAGAACTACCTTTTGAAGTTCCAAGGGGCCATCGTGCTGGTGTCGCATGACAGGTATTTCTTGGACAGGACCATCACCCAGGTCCTCGAGATAGAAGATGGAAGGGTCAGACACTTCAGCGGCAATTATTCGGACTATGTTGTAAAAAAGAAGCTGGAGATCGAGAGGCAAAGGATCGCTGCTGAGAAATATCAGGCAGAGAAAGAGAGGTTGGAGAGGATCGCCGAGGAGCAGCATGCTAGGGAATGGTTCAAATCAACGCATAAGACACGACTTAAAATGGTGGAGAGGTTGGAAGAGGTCGAAGCTCCTGAGGAGAGGCCAGAGCTCAAGATCAAGGTAGAATCGTCAGAGAGGTCTGGAAAAAATGTCATAACCACAAAGGGCCTCAATGTTTATCGAGGAGAAAGGCAGGTGCTGTTCGACATCGACCTGGAGCTGGAGGTCAAAGATAAGCTGGGGATATTCGGGCCGAACGGGTCCGGAAAGACGACCTTCCTCAAGGCATTGCTTGGTGAAGTGAGATGGGACGGCGAGCTGTGGATGGCACCTGGTGCTTCTATAGGATATTTTGGACAGGGTCATGACCTGCTTGATCCGGAGAAGACCCCGGAAGAACAGATGATCGAGGTCCTCGGCCGACAGGCCAGAGCAAAGGCCCGAAGCCTCCTGGCAAGGTTCTATCTCAAGGCACATGAGGTGGACCGGCCGATATCGACCCTGTCAGGAGGAGAGAGGGCAAGGGTAGCGCTCGCGATCCTCCTGTCGGAGAAGCGGAATTTTCTCCTGCTTGACGAGCCGACGAACTATCTGGACATCCAGGCTCGTCAGGCGGTCGAGTCAGCATTGAAGGAATATGAGGGCACAATGATCATCGTAACGCATGACAGATATCTCCTGGACAGTATTTGCACGATGGTCGGTGAGATGGACAGGGGCAGGCTCAATCTGTTCCGAGGGACCTATTCCGAATACAAGGGCCGGAGACAGGATATTAAAGAAGTGATAGAGGAGGCGGGGGTTTACAAGGTTATATCAGGATTCACCGATTGGACAACCAGGACGAGATACCGCGAAGGAGATAAGATCGCAATAGCCCAAAGCGAGATAGAAAGGTTCCGATGGGCCTTTGAGGCGAAAAAACTAAAAAAGATGAGCGGCTCGGAGCTGAAAAAGGTCAGAAAATGA